A section of the Elizabethkingia anophelis R26 genome encodes:
- the clpP gene encoding ATP-dependent Clp endopeptidase proteolytic subunit ClpP, with amino-acid sequence MDIKKEFRDYAVKHLGVNGLAADQYMGIYGPTNLTPYIMEERRLNVAQMDVFSRLMMDRIIFLGTGIDDQVANIVTAQLLFLESADPAKDIQIYINSPGGSVYAGLGIYDTMQIIKPDVATICTGMAASMGAVLLVAGEKGKRSALKHSRVMIHQPSGGAQGVASDMEINLREMLKLKTELYDIIAHHSGQTYEWVEKSSDRDYWMTSEEAKSFGMVDEVLQRKEEK; translated from the coding sequence ATGGATATTAAAAAAGAATTTAGAGATTACGCAGTAAAACACCTTGGAGTGAATGGTCTTGCTGCTGATCAGTATATGGGGATATATGGTCCAACTAATTTAACGCCATACATTATGGAGGAGCGTCGTCTAAATGTAGCGCAAATGGATGTTTTTTCCCGTTTGATGATGGACAGAATTATCTTTCTTGGGACAGGGATCGATGATCAGGTTGCCAACATTGTAACGGCTCAGTTATTATTCCTGGAAAGTGCTGATCCTGCTAAAGATATTCAGATCTATATCAACTCTCCTGGTGGTAGTGTATATGCCGGATTAGGAATCTATGATACCATGCAGATTATTAAACCTGATGTAGCTACGATCTGTACAGGTATGGCAGCATCAATGGGTGCTGTATTATTGGTTGCAGGAGAAAAAGGTAAACGTTCTGCTTTGAAGCATTCAAGAGTGATGATTCACCAGCCAAGTGGGGGTGCTCAGGGTGTAGCTTCCGATATGGAAATCAACCTTCGTGAAATGTTGAAATTAAAAACAGAATTATACGATATCATTGCTCACCACTCAGGTCAGACTTATGAATGGGTAGAGAAATCTTCCGACAGAGATTACTGGATGACTTCTGAAGAAGCTAAGAGCTTCGGTATGGTAGACGAGGTACTACAGCGTAAAGAAGAGAAATAA
- a CDS encoding VIT1/CCC1 transporter family protein, with protein sequence MTHHHLEKHYVNRVGWLRAAVLGANDGILSTTSITIGVAAATPSREAIILAALAGLVAGAMSMAAGEYVSVSSQADTEKADLEREAKELERIPEIELKELAKIYEARGLNSELALKVAEELTKHDALEAHARDELGINEITTARPLQAAASSFASFTVGAILPFLVAIFAPIPQMLYYEYGFSIIFLMILGAVAAKAGGSKISTAVIRICFWGTAAMALTALVGYLFGVNIS encoded by the coding sequence ATGACGCATCACCATTTGGAAAAACATTATGTAAATCGTGTAGGATGGTTAAGAGCTGCTGTTCTGGGGGCAAATGACGGTATTTTATCCACAACCAGTATCACTATTGGTGTAGCAGCTGCTACGCCTTCCAGAGAAGCAATTATACTAGCTGCACTCGCGGGTCTTGTTGCCGGCGCAATGTCTATGGCTGCAGGTGAATATGTATCGGTAAGTTCGCAGGCAGATACTGAAAAAGCTGATTTGGAAAGGGAAGCTAAAGAATTGGAAAGAATTCCTGAGATAGAATTGAAAGAGCTGGCCAAAATATATGAAGCTCGTGGACTAAACTCTGAACTTGCTTTAAAGGTTGCAGAAGAACTCACAAAACATGATGCTTTGGAAGCCCATGCCCGTGATGAATTAGGGATCAATGAAATTACAACAGCAAGACCTTTGCAAGCCGCTGCTTCATCATTTGCCTCATTTACTGTAGGAGCAATATTACCATTTCTGGTGGCCATATTTGCACCAATACCACAAATGCTTTATTACGAATATGGTTTTTCTATTATATTCCTTATGATTCTGGGTGCTGTCGCTGCTAAAGCCGGAGGGTCTAAAATCAGTACAGCTGTTATAAGAATCTGCTTCTGGGGAACCGCAGCAATGGCACTAACTGCATTGGTAGGTTACCTGTTTGGTGTAAATATCTCATAG